AGACGAGACCGTGCTCGTTGTCACAGCAGGCCAGAGCAAAGGTCTCTCCTCCCAGCCCGGCCACACCAGAGCCGAATGAGGCTGCCGAGGACGGGCACTGTGTAACCACACCCGGCGGCCACCACCCGACTCGCGCACCGAGTCACCAACAGCTCTCATTTTCCTCAGGGAACATCATCCCGTCAAAGCAAGCAATGATGTTCTCCTGCTACCAACCTCCTGGACTTTGCaggatggggcaggggaggagaaTTTGAGCTCCTCCAGCCTCAGACCCTGCTCCCGGTGCTGCCGCTACACCGCCCAGAGCGAGCTGCTCCAGGGCCCGCAGGAATTACCTTCCgcatctcctgcagcagctgcgaCTGGAAGTGGTTCTTCAGGCTGGCCATCTCCTCCTGCAGATCCTGGACCCGGGGGTCTggcttcttcctctcttcctgaACGGCCTGCAGCTCTCTCTTCAGGTCTTCCACCTCCTGGCTCAGCTGCCTGATCTGCAGCTCGTACCCCTCCGCTCGGTCGGCCACGCTCACCCTCCCGGCCAGCGCCTCCCTCGTCTCCTCCAGCTTCAGCTCCGCGTCCTGGCGCAGAGCCCGCTcgctctgcagcagcttctgcagctcccGCAGCATGACGGCGTGGTCGCTCTGCTCCTGGGCCCGGTCGTGCTGCTGCGTGATCAGACGGGCTTTGGTCTCGGCGAGCTGCTCCTGGACAGACCTCAGCTCCGTCTCCAGCTTGTCGGTCTCGTCCTCCGCCTTCTTAATGGCATCATCCAGGTCCTGCTTCATCTTCTTCTTGTCCGCCTGGTACGAGGCTTCCATGCGGGACTTCTCCTGCGTCACTGTTGACAGCGCGCTGGTCAGGGTGGCCAGCTGGGTCTTCAGCTGGAGCACTCTTTTGTCAGCctcggcagcagcagggggaacATCCCCGCTGCTCGTGCTGACGCCGCTCTCCGAACCGTTTGTCTCCTCTGATTTAAGAGAGGGGGCTGCCGCTGCGGGCTTCTCATCCTCAGTCCCTTGCTCACCCTTGGTGCTGGCCAAACTGGCGGCTGTGTCTGCGCTGGTAGCTGTCCCCACGCTGTCTTCGCTGTGAACTGAGCTCTTGTCATCAGCAGAATCGGCAAAGGAAGAGCTGGAGCTAGCCACGGACGTGGGCTGAGCGCTGCTCAAGCCAATATCTGCCTCGTGAGACGCGGACAATACTTTTAAGCTGGCTTCCAAGGCTTCCTTCTCATTGATCAGGCTCTTGTAGGCTATCACGACATCCTTCAGCCGCGCCTGGTAATTAAGGAGCTGCTTCTTCTGTGACTCGATGGTCTCCAGAAGATCTTTTTTACTTGGGCCGCCTCCGAAGTTCATGCCAAACTTCTCCATGACTGCTCACGcgatctgaaaggaaaaaacacgGCACAAAGGCTGAACGAACGGCACAGGCACGTTTGTGACCAGCGGCGGCACGTGGCCAGTCGCGACCATCGTGCCCACGGCCCCCAGACCAGCACAGCGAGCGACTGCAGTGCACTTTCCCCACGCACTGAACCCTACGCAAAGGGCCCGAaggccccgggggctgcaggtcTCGGTGCTGTGCCGGGGAGCTCAGGGCAGCCGTGCTGCAGCCTCGGCACCTCAGGCTTCTCCGCCAGGCTCCCAGAACGCCCCGGGCTGGAAGGGGCCCTCGGGGCTCCCCGAGCCCAGCCCCCAGGACCCCAGAGACCCCCCCCAAACCCAGACCCTGTGCCCGACGGCCCTCCTTGACCCCTGACAGGCCTGGCGCCGTGCCCAGCCCCCGGGGGGCCCGTCCCAGCCCCCGACCCCCTCAGGGCGCAGAACCCTCCCCTCACaacgcccccggccccccccggcccagccccaCGCCGTCCCCTCGGGCCCTGCCGCTGTCCCCAGggggcagagctcagcgcccGGCTCCCCGTGAGGGAGCTGCGGCCGCCGTGaggcctcccccccccccccgcggtcCCCTCGCAGCCCCCGGTCCCCTCAcgtccgcccccccccccctcacctcacccccgggcggcggggccgctgcCCACCGCGCACGCGCAGGACGCCCCCCTCCCAACCACCGGCGCTCACCGCGCATGCGCGGGGTTGGACGGCCGGGCCGGGCTTCACGCTGCGCACGCGCTGCTGGGGCCGTGCGGGACGGCGCGGCGGAAAGGGGGGTTCAGCGCGCATGCGCCACCCCGCCCCCGCGGCCTCCGCGCCGGGTGCCGATGAGGAGTCAGCAGCGGCCGGCAGCGAGCGGCCGTGCGGGGGGCGGGGCTAACGCAGCGGGGGGCGGGGCTAGCAGCGGAGGGGGCGCGGTCTGTGGTGTGAGGGGGCGGGGCCCGAAGGTACCGGCGCAGGGGGCGTGGGAGTAGGTAGTGGGCGTGGCCCGCGGCGCGTGGGCGTGGCCTGCCACGAGGGGCGGGGCTTGGAgcgcgggggcggggcctgTGGCGCGGCGGAGCTCCAGCAGCGGGGTCGCAGCGCGGCCGCCCCCACCcgacccggcccggcccggcccgtctgtccccgccgccgccatgggCCTCACGGTGTCCGCCATCTTCTCCCGCATCTTCGGCAAGAAGCAGATGCGGATCCTGATGGGtgagcgcggggccgggccgcgggggcggcggcgcggggagggggtgggattgggattgggattggggaggggatggggtgggatggggatggcaACGGGATagggacgggatggggacaaggatagggatggggaggggatggggtgggattgggattgggattgggattgggacAGGGACGGGATGGGGTGGgattgggatggggatggggtggggatgggatgggatgggggtggggatgggatgggattgggatgaggatgggattgggatgggatggggatgggattgggatgggatggggatgggatgggatggggtggggatgggatgggattgggatgaggatgggattgggatgggatggggatggggatggggttgggatgggatggggtggggacaaggacaggatggggacaggatggggatgggatgcgAGGGGAAtgggggcaggatggggacgggatggggatgtgatggggatgggatggggcagggagcagtgcCGGTACCGGTGCCGGTGATGCCCCCTCTCCGTTGCAGTGGGGCTGGACGCTGCCGGCAAGACCACCATCCTCTACAAGCTGAAGCTGGGCGAGATCGTCACCACCATCCCCACCATCGGTGAGCACCCGGCACCGGGCAGGGCTCCACCGGGCACCGtcaccccatgtccccagggTGGCAAGGAGCGGGACGTGCTGCCGGCCACCCCGGTGCTCCGCCGCTGCCCTCCCGGTATCCCCCCCAGGCTGTGCGGGTGGGGGACCTGGCTCTCACCCCAATGTGCCACCTGTGCTCACCACCGCAGGCATCCCAGTGGCCCGTCCCTGCCCAAcccgcagccctggggctgAATTTGCCACGCTGGCATGCTGCCTTCTGGTCGGTGTCACCATGGCAGGAGACGTGGTGTCCCGCCAGCTCCCGGGCAAAGCCTTGGGCTAGGTGCCCGATGCCGCCACCCGCAGCATTGCCCCGGCGCTGGTGCGCACCAGAACTGCCCTCGTGGCTGAGAAGGCACCGGCACCCCTGGCTGCATGGCCAGCGGGTCCGGAGAGGTGCCCCTGCCCTCTGCCCGGCTCCGGTGAGACACCTCTGGGTGCTGGGTctggtgctgggctccccaggacaAGGAGGACGGGGGGTGAGCCCAGTGAGGGGTCACAGAGCGATGAGGGGCTGGGGCATCTCCCACGTGAGGAGAGCTGGGACGGCTCAGCCTGGAAGAGGCGGCTCAGGGGCGTCTCGTCAGTGTGGAGGAATCCCTTCTGGGGGGGAGCCAGGCTCTTCgcggtgcccagtgccaggaccagaagcactgggcacaaactgggGCCAGCAGGCTCCCCCAGgcccccaggcagcacttctgtgccgGGGCCCTGCcgcagggaggttgtggggtctcctcctcgGAGGTCTTCAAcagccacctggacgtggtgctgggctaACGGCTCGGGCTGCAGCGGGGGCGGCACTGGGTGGTCTCCaggggtgcccccagccccggccgtCCGTGATTTGGGAGGGTGAGCATCCGCTGCGCTGCGCTGCAGAGATTTTTCAGGGGAGGCTCCCAGGAAATGGCTGGGGCAATTTCGTGttgctggtgctgggcagccagcagggcccaGGTGAACGTGCTGGGTGATGCTTTAGGGAGTGGGGGTGCTCGGCTGAGGGCAGAGCCTTCGTGGGTGCCTCTCCGAGACAGCCAGCCCGTGGCACCAGCGCAGGCTGCGGGTGGAGGTGCTCCCTGGGGGAGCGTGGCCGTGCCCCTTGCTCTCCTCCCCATGGTGCCCCCCACCTCTGCAGGGTTCAACGTGGAGACGGTGGAGTACAAGAACATCTGCTTCACGGTCTGGGACGTGGGCGGGCAGGACAAGATCCGGCCCCTGTGGCGGCACTACTTCCAGAACACGCAGGTACGCGGAGCCGGCGTGGCCGTGGGCACGGCACCGGGACCCCATCGGCCCCAGTGCTGCCAGTCGTCGGGATGGGACCACGCGGGCCTTCCCCGTGGGCAGGAAGGGTCTGaggtggaggagcccctggggGGACCAGGTGTGGGGCAAATGTGGCAGCACTGACCCCCACGGTGCTCTGCCTCCGCgtggccgggggctgggggggccccGTCCTCTCCGCTGCCCGCTGCACCCCGGCCTCTCCTGCAGGGCCTCATCTTTGTGGTGGACAGCAACGACCGGGAGAGGGTGCAGGAGTCCGCCGATGAGCTG
This is a stretch of genomic DNA from Cygnus atratus isolate AKBS03 ecotype Queensland, Australia chromosome 1, CAtr_DNAZoo_HiC_assembly, whole genome shotgun sequence. It encodes these proteins:
- the ARF5 gene encoding ADP-ribosylation factor 5, translating into MGLTVSAIFSRIFGKKQMRILMVGLDAAGKTTILYKLKLGEIVTTIPTIGFNVETVEYKNICFTVWDVGGQDKIRPLWRHYFQNTQGLIFVVDSNDRERVQESADELQKMLQEDELRDAVLLVFANKQDMPNAMAVSELTDKLGLQTLRSRTWYVQATCATQGTGLYDGLDWLSHELSKR